A window of Haloarcula sp. H-GB4 contains these coding sequences:
- a CDS encoding RDD family protein: MADTRRTLHIASWDDRFLAWLLDILLVGVVLSALGEAAGVFSLLTGSLSVTTPVTGLNGLGLFVYWTALEGRQGQSVGKMVLNIAVTDERGDDIDYGTAAIESFGKAFLLPIDILVGWLAYEEDGVRLFNKLSSTIVIETDEEEGRPSDVEYVYPSDR, translated from the coding sequence ATGGCCGACACCCGCCGCACACTGCATATCGCATCCTGGGATGACCGCTTTCTAGCGTGGCTCCTCGACATCCTGCTCGTCGGTGTCGTCCTCTCCGCACTTGGCGAGGCGGCTGGTGTGTTCTCGCTCCTGACCGGCAGTCTGTCGGTTACAACCCCAGTCACCGGCCTGAACGGACTCGGCCTGTTCGTGTACTGGACGGCCCTCGAAGGCCGACAGGGCCAGTCGGTCGGGAAGATGGTGCTGAACATCGCTGTCACGGACGAACGCGGCGACGACATCGACTACGGTACGGCAGCCATCGAGAGCTTTGGGAAGGCGTTCCTGCTTCCAATAGATATTCTCGTTGGCTGGCTGGCCTACGAAGAAGACGGGGTACGGCTGTTCAACAAACTCTCCTCAACTATCGTCATCGAGACCGACGAAGAAGAGGGGAGACCAAGCGACGTGGAGTACGTGTATCCAAGCGACAGGTAG